The genomic stretch CCTTTGGGTGGTTTCGTACGCATGATGGACGAAACGGAAGCTCCCATTGCGGATAGTGCGAAGCAAAAGGCATTTAACAATAAGCACCCTTTACAAAAAATAGCGGTTGTTCTGGCTGGACCCTTGGCAAACTTACTATTTGCTGTAGTGGCGGTTTCGATTTGCTATCTTGTGGGTGTTAAAACGCTCAAAGCGGAAATCGCCACGGTACAGCCAGCTAGTATCGCTTATAAAGCGGGGGTAGTCGCTGGTGATCAGGTAATTTCCGTTGGTGGTAGGCCGATTGATAGTTGGGATCAGTTGCAGGTTGAATTATTTGATTATGCGGGTGCGCAGACTGTTGCGCTTGAACTAAGGAATAAAACGGGTAATACCCGAAGTGTCGAGTTGCCGCTCGGGGCTGTTTCTGCTGATAAATTTGATCAGCACCTTTTAAGTCGTTTGGGGCTCTCTCCGTTTTATAGCAGGACGATACTTGCTGCTGTTCAAACAGGTGGCGCTGCTGCAAAAGCAGGTTTGCAAGTGGGCGATACCATCGTCGCAGTCAACCAGTTGCCGGTTAAAACGTGGGCTGAAATACAGGCCGCTGTATTAGCCAGCAATGGTCGTTCTATTTCAATAGAAGTAGAGCGTAAAGGTCAGATGCAACAGTTTAATGTTACGCCGATTGTTGAGCTGGTTGATGGTGTTCAAGTGCCAAGACTAGGCATAGCTCCAGAGGCAGATCGCTTTAAAAATCAAGCTCAGCAATTGACGATCGAGTTATCTCCTGTGGCCGCGGTCCAAATGGGTGTGAAAAAAACCTATCAAATGGCTGTGCTCACCTTACGAATGTTTGGCAAAATGCTGATCGGTGTTTTATCGCCCAAGCAGGTCAGTGGACCAATCGGGATTGCTGAATACGCAGGGCAGAGTGCTTCACTGGGGTGGTTAGCATATCTACAGTTCTTAGCGCTCATTAGTATTAGCCTTGGTGTGCTTAATCTGCTGCCAGTGCCAATTTTGGATGGCGGTCATTTGCTGTATCATAGCTACGAATTGTTGACTGGTAAGCTTGTTCCAGCATCAGTCACCGAGTGGTTGCAAAAAATAGGTCTTACTCTCTTGCTCATGCTGATGGCGCTGGCTTTATTTAATGATACAAGCCGACTGTTGCTGGGTTAACTACACACTTCTAAATTGCCGATAAAAATGAAATTTAAGCCTATGTACCTGCTGCTCAGCGCGGCACTTGCAAGTCTAAGCATCAACGCTTTGGCTTTTGATTCATTCACCGTGCGCGACATTCGCGTGGAAGGTTTGCAGCGTACTGATGCAGGTACTGTGTTTAACTACTTAGGCGTTAAAGTTGGGGAGCAGTTTGACGACGCCAAAGCGAGTCAAGCGATACGTAACTTGTTCGCGACGGGTTTTTTTGATGATGTACGGATTGAGGCTGATAAAGATGTCCTTGTAGTCACTGTGGATGAGCGGCCAACGGTGTCACAAATCAATATTAATGGCTCAAAACTAATTGAAAAAGAACAAATTAAAACGGCTTTAAAGGCTCAGAATCTTGCAGAAAGCCAAATTTTTCAGCAAGAAATTCTCGATTCTGCAATCAATGAACTGAAGCAGCAATACTATTCACGTGGTCGCTATTCCGTTGATATTAAAACAACGGTGACTAAACTCGACCGAAATCGTGTGGGTATCCAGATTGACATATCTGAAGGTGACGTTGCACAAATTAAGAGTGTCAACTTTGTTGGTAATACTGTGTTTAGCGATAGCGAATTAGCTTCGCAAATGGCACTAACTACGACTAATTGGATGACTTGGTATACAAAGTCAGATCAATACTCTAAGCAAAAATTTGCAGCCGATCTTGAGGCGATTAAGTCTTTATATTTAGATAGTGGTTATATCAAGTTTTCTATTGAATCAACCGCTGTGGCTCTTTCAGAAGATAAAAGCGAGATATATTTAACGATTAATGTGCGTGAGGGTGATCAATATAAGGTCGCCGGAGTTGATTTGGCAACCACCTTACCCGAGTTTAAAGACTCACTTCTTGCGTTATCAATGGTTAAGGCTGGAGATGTTTACTCCAGAGAAACGGTAAACAAATCATTAACTGCAATCTCGAATTTACTAGGTGAGCAAGGTTATGCGTTTGCAAACGTAAATCCTGTGCCTGAGATTGATGAAGAAAAAAAACAAGTTTCTATTAATTTCATGGTAGATCCTGGTAAAAAAACCAGCGTACGTCGAATTAATATTTATGGGAATAATTTAACCCGCGACGAAGTGGTTCGACGTGAATTACGTCAGATGGAGTCTGCGGAGTATGATTTATCTAAAATTAAACGCTCAAAAGAGCGCTTACAGCAGCTTGGATATTTCTCTGAGGTTAATATTGAAACGCCAATTGTTCCTGATGCCTTAGATCAAGTTGATATGAATGTATCAGTTGTCGAGCAGAAAACCGGTAACTTCAACTTTGGTGTCGGTTATGGGCAAGGTGAGGGCGCTTTATTTCAGGCGTCGATTTCTCAAGCCAACTTCTTAGGCACGGGTAAGCGATTTACAGCCGAATTGAACACGAGTTCTGCCTCTAAAACCTATGCTTTATCCATGCGGAATCCATATGCAACTCCTGATGGAGTTTCTTTTGGATGGAGCTTGTATATGAGAACTACTGATCCTGGTGAGATGGAGCTTGGTGACTATTCAACAGATACGAAGGGTTTGAATTTTAACTTTGGCATGCCAACAAGCGATTACAATAGTATTGGCTGGGGCTTGAACTATGAAAACTTAAAGTTAATTACTTATCCAGCCTCACCATCGTACGTTGTTGATCATGTTGCAAAATATGGTGACACTTCCGACACTTTCTCACTAACTGCCAATTGGTCCGCGGATGATCGTGATTCATCTACCTTTCCAACAAAGGGTTGGTATAAAAAATTAAATGCAGAAGTTGCCGTTCCGCCATCTGACATTACTTTTTATAAGCTTTCTGCCCAAAGTCAGTTTTTTTATTCATTTAGAGAGAAGTCGCCGATTACGTTTGCTTGGAACGTAGAGCTTGGCTATGGAGATGGCTATTCTGCAGATGAAATGCCATTTTACAAGCACTATTATGCCGGTGGTGTCAATTCGGTGCGTGGCTATAAATCGGGCTCGCTTGGGCCAAAAGATGAGAATGGCGATGCAATGGGCGGGACGACGCGTTTTGTAAATAACTTTGAGCTCTATATGCCTTTGCCAGGTATGAAAGACGATAAATCGATGCGCCTCAGTGTATTTGCAGATGCAGGTAATATTTGGGGAACAGGTGAAACACCTGATTTTTCATCATTACGCTATTCAGCGGGCGTTGGTTTTACGTGGATTTCTCCGATTGGGCCATTAAAAATTGTTTGGGCCAAACCATTTAATAACCAAGATGGGGATAAGACTGAAAGTGTTCAATTCCAATTGGGACAGGTGTTCTGATCGTGGGGCATTTTATGAAACTTAAATATATTCTTTCTCTCGCTTTGCTAGCTTTACTAATCTCGAATGTGGCGAAAGCGGATACAAAAATTGGTTTTGTTGATACTCAGCGAATTTTACGTGAGGCGGGACCTGCAGTTCGTGCAGCGAAAAAATTAGAAAAAGAGTTTGAGCCTAGAAGGATAGAGTTGCAAAAAATTTCTGTGCAAGGCAAAGCATTGCAGCAATTGCTCGATAAGGGGTCTTTATCAGAAGCAGATAGAAGAGTGAAAGAGCGTGAGCTACTGAAGTTAAATCAAGATTTTCAGCGAATGCAACGAGAGATTAATGAAGATTTAAATTCTCGCAGAAATGAAGAGTTGTCAGGTTTACAAGAAAGAGTAAATTCAGCCATTCGAAATATTGCAGATCAAGAGAAGTTAGATGTTGTTTTACAGGATGCAGTGTATAGAAATCCTAAGTTAGACATTACAGATAAGGTGTTGCGTCAATTGGTGGATCGATAATGAATACAAAAGGTGTTTATCTATCCGCTCTTGCAGAGATGTTTGATGCAAAGCTGCTGGGGCGGGACCTTATAATTGACGGTGTGGCCTCGCTTCTAGGAGCTACACCAGGAAAATTGGTTTTTATTAGTAATTCTAAGTTTGCTGCAGAATTAGAGCATAGCAAGGCTTTGGCTGTTATCGTTAAAAGCACGGATGATTTACCACAGAATCGTTCCTATCTATTAACGAGTGACCCTAATTTGCTATTTGCTAGGGTAGCAAATTACTTTAATCCTAGGGTTCAATCCACCCAGTCAATTCATCCTTCGGCAACAATTGCCGCGGATGTTAATGTGCCTGCTACCGTTGAAATTGGACCAAACGTTGTCGTTGAGTCTGGTGTTCAAATAGGTGAGTTTAGCCAGCTGAAAGCAGGTGTTTTTATTGGTAAAAATTCAATAATTGGTACTGGCTCAATACTTATGCCAAGAGTCACTATTTATGCTGATTCGATTATTGGCAGTCGATGTGTAATCCACTCAGGTACGGTAGTCGGATCCGATGGGTTTGGTAATGCGTGGGCAGGTGATCATTGGGAGCGGATTCCGCAAATCGGGCGGGTTGTGATTGGCGATGATGTTGAAATTGGAGCCAACACTACTATTGACCGCGGTGCATTAGATGATACGGTAATTGAGTCAGGTGTCCGATTGGATAATTTAATTCAAATTGCCCATAACGTAAAAATTGGAAAAAATACGGCGATTGCGGCGTGTACAGGTATTGCCGGTTCCGCTGAAATTGGCAGTAACTGCTTAATTGGTGGTGGGGTGCTTATTGCGGGCCATTTGAAGGTTGCTGATAGGGTAACTATTTTGGCGGGTAGTGGTGTGCCATCAGGAATCGCGGAAAGTGGGGTTTATGCTTCTGGCGTACCTGTGGTTCCCCATGGAACTTGGCTAAAAAATATGGTCCATTTTAGGAAGCTGGATGAGTTAGCGAAAAAGCTCAAAGGCTTAGAAAAATTAATTACAAGTAAACAAGTGAATCAAGGAGAGTAAGCGTGACGCCAATTGATATCGTAGGCATTATGGAACATTTACCACATCGTTATCCTTTTTTATTGGTAGATCGAGTACTTGAATTAGAGGCTGGTAAGTCGGTAAAAGCAATTAAAAATGTCACAATGAATGAGCCTTTTTTTCAAGGGCATTTTCCCGGATACCCAGTAATGCCTGGTGTCTTGATTTTGGAGGCATTAGCTCAAGCTGCTGGCGTACTTACATTCAAAAGCATACAGCCTCCACCATCTAAAAATACAATTCTTTTTTATGCGGGCATTGATAATGCTCGATTTAAACGACAAGTCGTGCCGGGCGATCAGTTAATTTTGACTGCTGAAATCACCGCATCTAAACGTGGCATTTGGAAATATACTGCAAAGGCATTTGTAGGTGATGAGTTAGCTTGTGAAGCTGATTTAATGTGTGCGCAGCGTGAAGTTTAACTGAGGTTGATATGCCCAAAATCCATCCCTCTGCACTAGTTGATCCTGCCGCATCGATTGCTGACGATGTGATTGTCGGGCCTTTTTCAATTATTGGCCCAAATGTAGCTATCGGATCCGGCTCAATAATTGATTCGCATTCCGTTATTTCCGGCTATACGCAAATTGGAGAAGGTAACCGTTTTTATTCATACTGTGCTATAGGGTGTGATCCTCAAGATAAAAAGTACGCTGACGAGCCGACTAAACTTGTGATCGGCGATAGGAATACTTTTTTCCAAAATGTCACAATTTCAACCGGAACAACACAGGATCAAGGTATCACACGTGTTGGCTCTGATAATTGGATTATGGCCTACGCGCACATAGCCCATGATTGTACTCTTGGCAATAATGTAATTATGGCCAACGGTTGCACCTTGGCAGGGCATGTTACGGTTGGAGATTTTGCGATTTTAGGTGGTTTAACAGCTGTTCATCAATTTTGTACTATTGGTGAGCATACCATGGCTGGTGGTGGGTCAATTATCGTCCAAGATTTACCACCATTCGTTATGTGCGAGGGTAATCGTGCCATTGCTCGAGGTTTTAATTCCGAGGGGATGAAACGTCGCGGTTTTACAGAGCAGGGCATCCGAGCAGTTAAAACGGCTTACCGACTGTTGTATAGAACTGGTTTATCTTACGAAGATGCTGTAGCGCAAATCAGTGCATTGGCTGAAAACGAAACTTCACTTGAACCTTTTGTGCGTTTCTTTACGCTATCAAAACGTGGGATTGTCCGCTAATTCTAATGTCTGAATTTGATTTCAAACCTCAAGCCTGGCCTAAAATAGCGATAGTGGCGGGGGAAGCATCCGGTGATGTTTTGGGTGCATCTCTAATCGTTGAGTTAAAAAAACTATACCCATCAGCAGATTTCGTGGGTGTGGCTGGCCCCAAAATGTTAACTGCGGGGGCGAAAACTATTGAACCAATGGAGACCCTATCGGTAGGGGGGGTTGTTGAGGTAGTAAAACATTTGCCTGAACTATTACGCCTCAGAAAACGCTTAATTAATAGTTGTCAGCTTAGTAAACCTGATCTTTTCATTGGAATTGATGCGCCTGATTTCAATATTGGCTTAGCTCAGAAGATTAAAAGATTAGGCGTGCCAACGGTTCATTATGTAAGCCCCTCCATCTGGGCTTGGCGACCAGAACGAATCAATAAAATCAAAGCTGCAGTCAATCACGTTCTATTATTGCTGCCTTTTGAAAAAGAAATTTTCGACAATGCGGGTGTTCCTGCTACTTTTGTTGGCCATCCTCTTGCGGATCAAATGCCACTAAAAGTAGAACAAGCTAGCTATCGTGAAATTTTAAATATTGCGAAGGGTGTGAATGCCTTAGCTATTTTGCCTGGCAGTAGGCAGCGTGAAGTGCTGGCGCTTGCACCATTATTCATCGAAACGGCAAAAAAACTGGCTGAAAAGTATCCAGATTTAGTATTTCTTGTGCCATTTATTACACGTGAAACACGATTGCTCTTCGAGCGAGAGCTCTGGCGTCAACAAGCTGAAAACCTCAATTGGCGTTTAATGTTTGGGCATTCGCATGAAGCAATGTCTGCGGCTGATGTGGTGTTGTTGGCATCAGGTACAGCCGCTCTTGAATCAATGTTGGCTAAAAAACCAACCGTTGTTGCTTATCGTGTTTCCGAACTTACCTATAAAATAGTTAAACGTAAATATCTACTGCCTTATGTTAGTTTGCCTAATATCATCAGTAAGCAGTTTTTAATGCCCGAGTTTTTGCAGCACGATGCAAGTGCAGAGAATTTGGTTTTAGCGATCAGCAATTATTTGGATGATAAGCCCTTACAGCAGTCAATTGCCGCAAAATTTGCTGATTTACATGCGGTAATGCGTTGCTCCGCAGGCCAGCGTGCTGCCCAAGCTATCTATTCCATGCTCTCAAAAGGATAAACTAGTGAGGATTTGTGGGGTAGATGAAGCAGGAAGAGGCCCACTTGCTGGATCAGTTTTTGCAGCAGCTGTTATTTTACCTCAAGGATGGGAGTGCGCAGGTCTAACTGATTCGAAGAAGCTAAGTGCAAAAAAGAGAGCGCAGTTGGACGCAGTGATCAAGGCAGAAGCAATAAGTTGGTCGATTGCTAGTGCTTCTGTAGATGAAATTGATAGTCTGAATATTTTGCAAGCCACAATGTTGGCGATGAAACGCGCTATTGAAAGTCTTTGTGTTCCCGCTGAATTTGCAATTATTGATGGCAATCGTATTCCTAACATTGCAATACCTGCAAAGGCGATCGTGAAGGGTGATTTAACCGAAATATCCATATCAGCGGCCTCTATTCTTGCAAAAGTAGCAAAAGATGCAGAGTCTGATATGTTGGATCAACTTTATCCTGACTATGGATTTTCAATGCACAAGGGCTACGGAACTGCACTGCATTTAGAAAAATTAAAACTTCATGGTGCAACAGCATGTCATCGTTGTTCATTTGCACCAGTTCGTGCAACATTAATACAAAGTGAACTGTTTTGAGATGATTTTGGTTGTGAGTCGATTTGTCTGTCACTAAGATGACTATGCGATAGTACTATTAGCAAACCTTTATAACTAGTAATAGGGTACGGACTAATGTTCGTTTTACTTGGCTACGTTTTTATGTGTGCCTGTATTTTAGGGGCATATGCATGGCATGGAGGGCATCTTGGTGTTCTTTGGCAGCCATCTGAGATTGTGATCATCTTCGGTGGTGCAATCGGCGGTATGATTGCCGCACAAGGTGGCAAAGGTATGAAGGCATTTGCCAAAGCCCTTCCTTCTATCTTTAAAGGTTCTGCGTATACTAAGCCGTTCTATATGGATTTGTTTGCCTGCTTATTTGAGTTGTTGGCTAAAGTCAGAAAAGAAGGGTTGATGTCAATCGAAGGGGACGTCGAAGATCCTCATGCCAGCCCAATTTTTTCAAAATACCCCAAAATATCTCATGATCACCATGTTACTGAATTTATTTGCGATTATCTTCGCTTGATGGTTGGAGGCAACCTGAATGCGTTTGAGATTGAAAATTTAATGGATGTTGAGATTGATACACACCACCACGAGGCAGAAGGACCTGCTTCAGCAATGGCGAAGCTGGCGGATGGTTTGCCTGCTTTTGGTATTGTTGCTGCAGTAATGGGGGTTGTGCACGTAATGGGTTCTCTTCATTTGCCTCCGTCAGAATTGGGTAAATTGATCGGTGCTGCGCTGGTAGGAACATTCATGGGTATTTGGCTTGCATATGGTTTTGTTGGCCCCCTTGCCCAAGTTCTTGAGACAAAAAATGCAGAGATGCATCAAGTGTTGATAACCATTAAAGTGACTTTATTAGCAAGCCTAAATGGGTATGCACCTCAGGTCGCCGTGGAGTTTGGACGCAAAGCGCTATCCTCAACTGAGCGACCTTCATTTAAAGAGTTGGAAGAATTTGTTAAAAATGCTAAAGGCAAATAAGCCTGAGCATACATTTCGACTGGATTTGCAATGAGTGACGATTCCCAACGCCCCATAGTTGTCAAAAAGATCAAAAAGGGTGGCCACGGTCACCATGGTGGTGCCTGGAAGATCGCATATGCCGATTTTGTTACCGCCATGATGGCCTTTTTCCTATTAATGTGGCTGCTTGGTTCTGTTTCAAAAGGAAATCTGAAAGGGGTGTCCGATTATTTTTCCAATCCAGTAAAAATTGCCAACGCGGGCGGTTCAGGAGCTGGCGAATCTGATACGGTCATTCAAGGCGGTGGTAATGACTTAACAAAGCAAGCTGGACAAGTCAAAAAAGGCGCACCTCCAAGCCAAACTGAAGCCGCTAAAGATAAGCGCAGATTATCTGAGTTAAAACAAAAGTTTGAAGCTTTGATGGACAACAAAATTCGCGAAGATTCAACTTTGGCAAAATATAAAAACCAATTAAAACTTGATATGGTTGCGGAAGGATTGCGAATCCAAATTGTCGATGAGCAAAATCGACCTATGTTTAAATCCGGTAGCTCTGAGCTAGAAACCTTTGCGCATGGTATTTTGCAAGAAATTGCCCAGTTACTGAATGAAGTACCTAATGCTATTTCATTATCAGGTCATACAGATGGTAGTAAATTTGCAGGTGGTGCTGCAGGTTTCACCAACTGGGAATTATCATCTGAACGCGCCAACGCTTCACGTCGTGAACTGATTTTGGGTGGGTTAGAGCCGAGTAAAATATTGCGCGTAAATGGCTTTGGCGATGTAATTCCACTTGATAGTGAAAATATTTATAACCCAATCAATCGACGGATTAGTATTGTTGTCTTAAATAAAGACGCGGAAACTGATATCCGGGAGCAAGCTGGGCAGCAGTTGCAAGAGCAAGAACCTAGTTCACAACCTCCCGATCAAACGCAGTAATCTATATCAATGCTTCAGCAATTTAAACCGTGGCTACGCTTTACTATTACCCAATGTGTCGGTGGAGCTATTTTCTGTGCTTTAGCGTTAAAATTGCCATTGATTTTTAGTTTGTTGTTTAGTGCTTTGTTTTGCTTTGCAGTTGCTAGATTTATCCACCCTGAGCGATGGTGGCCATGGATACATTTTAGCTTTCTACCTGTAGTTTTCCTTGCATTACAATTAGATATTCCCAACTATTACTACTTATTAGCTTTTTTGGTTACTTGGGTTGTATTCGGCCGAGTTGCTCTCTCACGAGTTCCCCTTTTTCTGACTGAAAAAGAGGCGCTCGATATACTTGCTGCAAATATAAAACCGAATTCTAAATTTTTGGATGTTGGCGCTGGTACCGGGCGTGTTTTAAATTATTTGTCACGAGTAAGACCAGATTTGCAGCTGTGTGGCGTTGAGCAGGCATTTTTGCCTTGGGTTTATGGTCGGCTTCTGTTGGATAAAAAAGTTAAATGGATACATGGTGATTACCGCGATATTCATTTTGCAAACTATGATTGTATCTACGCCTACCTTTCACCTGCCGTTATGTCTCAATTGTGGGCTAAAGCTAAATCAGAACTCCCCCCAGGGGCAACTTTAATTAGTAATAGTTTTGAAATTCTTGAGCATAAGCCGAACCTTGAAATTGATCTACATGATTGGAAAACGGGGAAGTTACTGATATGGCAAATGTAGTCAGTGCGCATCAAGAATGGCTTAATAAGCCACTGCCTATTTTGCAGTCATCACGCAATCAGATCATTGCGATGGTTCGGCGCTCAGACAAAATTAAGCCATCCGAGATTGCAGAAGTCGTGCTCCAAGACCCTTTGCTGGCAGCTCAATTGCTTCGAACTGTAAATCATCGCAGCAAAACTAGTCTCTCAACAGAAATTTCTTCGATAGAAAGTGCAATTTTATTAATTGGCGTCGTTCCTTTTTTAGAACGATTTGCTCGGCATACCACTATTGAGAGCTTGCTGCTGCCAGACCTGCAGAAAGAGTATTCTATTCTATTGAAGTGGATCTTTCATGCTCAGACATTGCGCCGTTTAGCCAAAGAGTTTGCAACGCAGCGCTACGATTCAAAAATTGATGTTGTGCAAATTGCCGCTTTGCTGACTCCGTTGGAGCATATGCTGCCTTTATTGGCCAAGGTGCCTTCGTTATCAATGACACCTTCACCTGTGAATTTGCACAAGCTGCTTCAAATTTGGGAGTATCCAGCTACTGTATTGGATTTAGTAGGGGTTATGGTTGAGCCGAGCCCGCGCTACGCTTTGCATAAAGCGTTAATTTCTTTAATGGGTTGTTTAGATAAAGGTTGGTGGCAACCCGATATTACTGCCCATCTACAAACGATCGCTTTGATTTTAGGGCAAGAAGTCGGTGATGTTTGGCGTACAGTGGTCAAATGCCTGGTGAGTTTAAGTCACCGGCTCCCTAGCCAGCATGCTTTTTATACTCCGGCGCGCTGGTTGGTCATGCAGCCTGGTGATTGGCCTAATCCAAATTTATTAGCTGAACAGGCAAATGTGAGTATTAAACCAGTTGAAAAGGATGTATTGATTGAGCGTATGCAGGCCTTGCATCTTGCTGGTGTGCAAGGGGCCGCAACCAATCAAGTGATGGGTTTAGCAATTAAAGCGATCGCGGAAGGTTTGGGGATGAAACGTATCGCATTTACGCTGTTTATGGCTGCAGAAAATAGCCTTCGTTCCCGCTATGTTCAAGGAGCGGATACTGATGCGTTGCGAGTTTTAGTGGTGCCATTAGAAGCCCCTCACTTGTTTACAAGGTTGCTGCAAAAACCGAGCAGTATTTGGCTTAATTCTGGAAATGCCGGTCAGTATCAGCCACTGTTGCCAGCTGAATTTCGCGAGCAAATTCATGCTGAGAGTTTTTGTGCAATGTCGATTTTTGTGGGTGATAAACCACTGGGCATTCTTTATGCAGATGTCGGTGGCGAGGCTCAAGTTTCGGACTATCAGTATCAACACTTCAAGCAAATTAGTACGCTCACAAGCCGTGCTTTAGCGCATAATGCACGCCGCAAATCAGCCATGTGAAGAAAAATGGAATTCATATCTTCAAAGCAAAACGCAATTTTTAAACAAGCATTCAAATTAAGTCAGTCTAGGCGTGATCGGCATAAAACTGGGATGTCGCTCCTTGATGGTGCTCATTTGGTCTGCGCCTGGTTAGATGCTGGAAATGACATTGACGTGGTGATGGTGACGGAAAATGGCCTTGCTAAACCCGAGATTGCAGGTTTGCTATCGCGTTCTAATGCGCGTAAGTTAAAACTGAGCGATGAGCTTTTTCAAGAATTAAGTGAATTGCCGAGCGCAACTGGTATCTTGGCGCTCATCAAAACCCCTCGGCCTTCTGAGTTAAAAACTGCTGGGTTTTGTTTACTGCTTGATGGAGTGCAAGACCCAGGTAATGTGGGTGCTATTTTGCGCACCGCACACGCAGCAGGGGTTGAACAAGTTTGGCTGTCGGCGCAATGTGCCGATATTTGGTCCCCAAAAGTGCTTCGTGCAGGAATGGGGGCTCAGATGGTTTTGCCATGCTTTGAAAATGTGGATCTACCAGCTCAACTTAAGCAGTTTTCTGGGCAGGTGATGGTGACTTTGCTTGATGAAGAGGCGTGCGATCTTTATGCTGCAGATCTACGGGGTGATGTTGCAGTGGTTGTCGGCTCAGAGGGGCAGGGGGTTTCAAGTGAGGTAGCCGCTTTGGCAACTCTAAAGGTGTATATTCCCATGCAGGTGGGGATTGAGTCGTTGAATGTGGGGCATGCCGCAGCAATTAGTCTTTACGAAAAACTGCGGCAAAATCGTACTACTTAGGGGTATTGCTATTTAGTCCCTGATTGTCCATATCTGACGGGCAATACCTTGTTTTAGGCTAAGTGTCCGTCACGCATGTGCAGTACCCGCTGGCATCGACTTGCTAAACTGGCATCATGGGTGACGATTAAGAAACCCGTGCCTAGGTCTTGTGCTAATTCAATCATTAAGTCAAAAACGGCGCTAGCATTACTCTGGTCGAGGTTGCCAGTCGGTTCGTCAGCCAATACACAGTTGGGCTGAGTAACCAGCGCGCGGGCAATTGCCGCTCGTTGTCGCTCCCCGCCCGATAACTCCCCTGGCTTATGTTCACTGCGATGCCCTAAGCCGACTCGATCAAGCATTTGGCACGCTTGCAGTAGGGCGATTTTTTTGTCCACGCGGCGAATTAGGAGTGGCATCGCAACATTTTCTGCCGCAGTAAATTCAGGTAGTAAATGGTGAAATTGGTAAACAAACCCAAGATGCTGATTGCGTAATTGTCCGCGCTCACTGTCTTTAAGGGTGAATGGATC from Chitinibacter sp. SCUT-21 encodes the following:
- the bamA gene encoding outer membrane protein assembly factor BamA, which produces MKFKPMYLLLSAALASLSINALAFDSFTVRDIRVEGLQRTDAGTVFNYLGVKVGEQFDDAKASQAIRNLFATGFFDDVRIEADKDVLVVTVDERPTVSQININGSKLIEKEQIKTALKAQNLAESQIFQQEILDSAINELKQQYYSRGRYSVDIKTTVTKLDRNRVGIQIDISEGDVAQIKSVNFVGNTVFSDSELASQMALTTTNWMTWYTKSDQYSKQKFAADLEAIKSLYLDSGYIKFSIESTAVALSEDKSEIYLTINVREGDQYKVAGVDLATTLPEFKDSLLALSMVKAGDVYSRETVNKSLTAISNLLGEQGYAFANVNPVPEIDEEKKQVSINFMVDPGKKTSVRRINIYGNNLTRDEVVRRELRQMESAEYDLSKIKRSKERLQQLGYFSEVNIETPIVPDALDQVDMNVSVVEQKTGNFNFGVGYGQGEGALFQASISQANFLGTGKRFTAELNTSSASKTYALSMRNPYATPDGVSFGWSLYMRTTDPGEMELGDYSTDTKGLNFNFGMPTSDYNSIGWGLNYENLKLITYPASPSYVVDHVAKYGDTSDTFSLTANWSADDRDSSTFPTKGWYKKLNAEVAVPPSDITFYKLSAQSQFFYSFREKSPITFAWNVELGYGDGYSADEMPFYKHYYAGGVNSVRGYKSGSLGPKDENGDAMGGTTRFVNNFELYMPLPGMKDDKSMRLSVFADAGNIWGTGETPDFSSLRYSAGVGFTWISPIGPLKIVWAKPFNNQDGDKTESVQFQLGQVF
- a CDS encoding OmpH family outer membrane protein, giving the protein MKLKYILSLALLALLISNVAKADTKIGFVDTQRILREAGPAVRAAKKLEKEFEPRRIELQKISVQGKALQQLLDKGSLSEADRRVKERELLKLNQDFQRMQREINEDLNSRRNEELSGLQERVNSAIRNIADQEKLDVVLQDAVYRNPKLDITDKVLRQLVDR
- the lpxA gene encoding acyl-ACP--UDP-N-acetylglucosamine O-acyltransferase, whose amino-acid sequence is MPKIHPSALVDPAASIADDVIVGPFSIIGPNVAIGSGSIIDSHSVISGYTQIGEGNRFYSYCAIGCDPQDKKYADEPTKLVIGDRNTFFQNVTISTGTTQDQGITRVGSDNWIMAYAHIAHDCTLGNNVIMANGCTLAGHVTVGDFAILGGLTAVHQFCTIGEHTMAGGGSIIVQDLPPFVMCEGNRAIARGFNSEGMKRRGFTEQGIRAVKTAYRLLYRTGLSYEDAVAQISALAENETSLEPFVRFFTLSKRGIVR
- the rseP gene encoding RIP metalloprotease RseP — its product is MLTIIAFFFAIGLLVFVHEYGHYWVAKRCGVGVLTFSIGFGKPIYQWQRGETTWQIAMIPLGGFVRMMDETEAPIADSAKQKAFNNKHPLQKIAVVLAGPLANLLFAVVAVSICYLVGVKTLKAEIATVQPASIAYKAGVVAGDQVISVGGRPIDSWDQLQVELFDYAGAQTVALELRNKTGNTRSVELPLGAVSADKFDQHLLSRLGLSPFYSRTILAAVQTGGAAAKAGLQVGDTIVAVNQLPVKTWAEIQAAVLASNGRSISIEVERKGQMQQFNVTPIVELVDGVQVPRLGIAPEADRFKNQAQQLTIELSPVAAVQMGVKKTYQMAVLTLRMFGKMLIGVLSPKQVSGPIGIAEYAGQSASLGWLAYLQFLALISISLGVLNLLPVPILDGGHLLYHSYELLTGKLVPASVTEWLQKIGLTLLLMLMALALFNDTSRLLLG
- the fabZ gene encoding 3-hydroxyacyl-ACP dehydratase FabZ, with product MDIVGIMEHLPHRYPFLLVDRVLELEAGKSVKAIKNVTMNEPFFQGHFPGYPVMPGVLILEALAQAAGVLTFKSIQPPPSKNTILFYAGIDNARFKRQVVPGDQLILTAEITASKRGIWKYTAKAFVGDELACEADLMCAQREV
- the lpxD gene encoding UDP-3-O-(3-hydroxymyristoyl)glucosamine N-acyltransferase translates to MNTKGVYLSALAEMFDAKLLGRDLIIDGVASLLGATPGKLVFISNSKFAAELEHSKALAVIVKSTDDLPQNRSYLLTSDPNLLFARVANYFNPRVQSTQSIHPSATIAADVNVPATVEIGPNVVVESGVQIGEFSQLKAGVFIGKNSIIGTGSILMPRVTIYADSIIGSRCVIHSGTVVGSDGFGNAWAGDHWERIPQIGRVVIGDDVEIGANTTIDRGALDDTVIESGVRLDNLIQIAHNVKIGKNTAIAACTGIAGSAEIGSNCLIGGGVLIAGHLKVADRVTILAGSGVPSGIAESGVYASGVPVVPHGTWLKNMVHFRKLDELAKKLKGLEKLITSKQVNQGE